In Lacerta agilis isolate rLacAgi1 chromosome 1, rLacAgi1.pri, whole genome shotgun sequence, the following proteins share a genomic window:
- the NFKBIA gene encoding NF-kappa-B inhibitor alpha — protein sequence MFFSPGSLDYPMDITMDNHPRDALKKDRQLSLAQDDRHDSGLDSMKEEEYEKLVNELRDIRIEPAEASAGLQSGPCPPAQAWKLQVTEDGDTFLHLAIIHEEKALSLEIIRQAGRDKAFLNSQNNLNQTPLHLAVITDQPEIAETLLKAGCDAEVRDFRGNTPLHIVCEQGSLRGVGVLTQYCQKQQIDSILQSSNYNGHTCLHLAAIQGYLAIVERLLSLGADVNAQEPCNGRTALHLAVDLQNQELVSLLLKHGADVNKVTYQGYSPYQLTWGRNNSFIQEQLRQFTTLDLQMLPESEDEESCESESEFTEDELLYDDCIIGGRHVPC from the exons ATGTTTTTCAGCCCCGGCTCCCTGGATTACCCTATGGATATAACGATGGACAACCACCCCCGGGACGCGCTGAAGAAGGACAGGCAGCTCAGCCTGGCCCAGGACGACCGCCACGACAGCGGCTTGGACTCCATGAAGGAGGAGGAGTACGAGAAGCTCGTCAACGAGCTGAGAGACATTCGCATCGAGCCGGCGGAAGCCTCCGCGGGGCTCCAGAGCGGCCCCTGCCCGCCCGCGCAGGCTTGGAAACTCCAAGTGACCGAAGACGGAGATAC ATTTCTCCATCTGGCAATTATACATGAAGAAAAGGCCTTGAGTTTGGAAATCATTCGCCAGGCAGGACGAGACAAAGCCTTCCTGAATTCCCAAAATAACCTCAACCAG ACTCCACTTCACTTGGCAGTGATAACAGACCAGCCAGAAATCGCAGAGACTCTTCTGAAAGCTGGATGTGACGCAGAGGTCAGAGATTTCCGAGGAAACACCCCGCTGCATATCGTTTGCGAACAAGGCTCTCTCAGAGGTGTCGGTGTCCTCACACAGTACTGCCAGAAACAACAAATCGACTCTATCCTACAGTCATCCAATTACAATG GACACACGTGTCTCCATCTGGCAGCTATTCAAGGTTACCTGGCCATAGTAGAACGCCTCTTGTCCCTGGGAGCAGATGTCAATGCTCAG GAGCCTTGCAACGGCAGGACTGCCTTGCATTTGGCTGTCGATCTACAGAATCAAGAACTGGTGTCGCTCCTGCTGAAACATGGAGCGGATGTAAACAAAGTAACCTACCAGGGCTACTCTCCATACCAGCTCACATGGGGAAGGAACAACTCCTTCATACAGGAGCAGCTGAGGCAGTTTACGACATTGGACCTGCAAATGCTACCAGAAAGTGAAGACGAAGAGAGCTGTGAATCGGAGTCAGAGTTCACAGAGGATGAA